The Paenibacillus mucilaginosus 3016 genome includes the window CTCATCACCCGCTCGGTGTCTGCAATGTGGCCGAGCACCTCTTTGATGCTCCACTTGTCTTCGGCGTAGCGGTGCAGGGCTTGTGCTTCGGTCAGCCCAGCCACCAGACCGGCCGTTTTCTGCAGCTGCTCCTTTAAGTGTGCGGTGACATCCCCTTCAGGCACCTGTGCGATGTATCCTGCATAAAACGCATTGTACTCGGTTTGTTCCGGTTTGGCCAATGTCATATGATTTCTCCTCCATTTCAGAAAAAGGACCTTCGGCCTCGGTGGGGAGGCCTTCGGGTCCTTGTGTTCAATGTTGTATGGGGCACCGTCCGGATAGAAGGCAGAGGCGCAGGATCAGTCGAGATCCAGCAGATTCCGGTGCAGATATGTATCGTCCAACGCTTTGGTCAGATCGAATACGGTATGGGCGAGATCCAGGTTCTCAAACACATGCTCACAGGAATCCTTGTAGGCCATTTCTTCCTCGTAATGGGACATGTAGCGTTCGATGAGCTCCGGGGTATCTCCGCGCTCCTGCTCGCGCTTCAGTACGGTTTCCCGGTCCGCATAGATGAAGATCCGGACAACCTTGTCGCCGTATACTTTCTTCAAGGCTTCCGCCCCGAACCGGTTTAACACCAGGTAGACCGCCCCGAATTTCTGGAGCTGTGCCGCGACATCGGCTTCCTTGATGCCGTAGCAGTTTCCGTCGATCTCGATGACCTCGATAAATTCTTGTTTCTCCTCGGCCGCTTTGAACTCTTCTCTGGATACAAAGTGATAGTCCTGCCCGTCAACCTCGGATGAGCGCGGAGGGCGTGTCGTGTACGATATGACCTGTTTTACGCCTAGCGTACTTCCTGACATTTGGGCTACCGTCCGGCGTCCTGCGCCGTTCGGACCGGTGAATACAAAAATTATTTCCTTGTCTTTCAGCTCGTACATGGAAACCCTCCTTCGATTTGAAGTGCAGTTCCTTGCCGGGTGGATCTACCTGTATTTTACATGGTTTCGTAGAAGAGGTAAAGGCATCGCTTACATTGCCCATTTGCCACGCTTCCGAAGTGGTTTATTCAAAATTCTTAGAAATGAAAAGAACCGGCTTCGCCGGCCTTCTCAGTTCCTGCATCGCAGCCTTCCCCCGTGCGCAGGTCGGGCTTTACCGGATCAGGGAGTGCGGCAGCACCGTCTTGGTGTCGTGCGCTGACTCCCTTGAAGTTCTTTAACCCGCGCGGCTTAGGTGACGCTTATCTGCCGCGCCTCCGGCCTCCAGCCGCTCCGCCGCGGCCCGCCGGCTTGGGTCCGCGGCCTGCACCTCCGCGCTCCGGAGCACCACCGCCGCCGGAACGCCCACGCGCTCCCGCGCTGCCGCCTCGCGCTCCGGCTCCGCCGCTGCGAGCGCCTGCCGTCCGCGCTCCGCGCTCGCCGCCCGGCCGCGGGCCGCTGCTCCAGCGCTCGGCGCCGTCACCGCGTCCCGGCGCGCCGCCGCCGCCGCCGCCGCGGGTGCCTGCCGCTGCCGCTCCGCGTCCGCCGCGTGGGGCGGCACTGTCGCGCGTGCCGCCCTGCGTGCCGCTCCACGGCAGCGCGCCTTCACCGCGTGCTCCGGCGCCGCCGCGTCCGCCCGCTGTGCCGCGTCCGGCTCCGCGTGCCGCGCTGTCGCGCCCGCCGCTCGCCGCTGCGCCCCAGCGCTCCGCGCTCTCGCCGCCGCGTGGCGCTGGTGCCGCTGCACGTCCGCGTCCGCCCGGTGCCGCTGCTCCGCGTCCTGCGGCTCCCCGCGCTCCGCGTCCGCCGGCGGTGCGTGCCTCACCGCGGCGCCCGCCTTGACGTCCGCCGCGCTCACTGCGCTCGTCCGTCCGCGCCTCGGCACCACCGCGTCCCGGCCGCTTCACGAGCTGCATCTTGATGCCTTTTTCAATGGCCTCAAGATAGAAGGCGTCGCGCGGCGCAGTGAAGGTGATCGCTTTGCCCGTCATCCCGGCCCGTCCCGTCCGGCCGATCCGGTGGATATAGCTTTCCGCATCATGGGGGATGTCGTAGTTATACACGTGGGTGATGCCTTCGACATCAAGTCCGCGTGCGGCAATATCGGTTGCTACAAGGAACTGGATCTTCGCATCGCGGAACCGTTTCATAACCTGCTCGCGCTTGGCCTGGGTCAAGTCGCCGTGCAGCTCATCTACCGCGTATCCGCGCTCGTCCAGCTCATCCCGCAGCTTCGTGGCCCGAAGCTTCGTCCGACAGAAGATCATGCCGAGGAAAGGAGGGTCTTCTTCCATCGCCTTGCAGAGAGCGTCCAGCTTACCGCGATCCGTCGTCTGTACGACGATCTGTTCGATTTCATCGAGGGTGACGCGCTTCGCTTTCACTTCAATCTCTACAGGAGGCTTCATATATTCTTTAGCCAGCTGGCGGACACGCTCCGGCATGGTGGCCGAGAAGAGCAGCGTCTGTCTGCGGGTTGGCGTAGCGGAGATAATCTCCACAACTTCAGGCAGAAAGCCCATGTGAAGCATCTGGTCGGCTTCGTCCAGTACGAGGGTGGAGAGCTTGAACAGCTGCACGGTTTCGCGGCGCAGGTGATCCAGCAGCCGGCCCGGCGTGGCGACGATGATATGAATGGCCCCTTCGAGCTTCCGGATCTGCCTCTCCACATCCTGACCGCCGTAAGCGGAGAGAACGCGGATGCCCTTCAGGGGAGCCCAGCGGGCTACCTCTTCGGTGATCTGGATGGCAAGCTCCCGCGTCGGCGTTACGATCAAGGCTTGTACATGCGAGCGGTTAGGGTCAATGCTCTCGAGGATGGGGAGCACGAAGGCAAGGGTTTTTCCTGTGCCTGTCTGTGCCTGGGCAATCACGTCATGTCCGCCCAGTACGGAGGGAATCGCTTCGCGCTGAATCGGCGTCGGTTCATTATACCCGTGTTTATGCAGTGCTTCGGCAAGCTCCTGGGAGATGCCCAGTGCCTGGAATTCGTTTTTCTTCATTATATAAGTCTCCCTGCTGTGTGAATTGTCTTCGATTATTTTCAACTTTCTGCCTGCCGCTCATACCTGAGACAGTCATAATTAAGCCCTATATATAGGAAGCTTTTTATCGGACCCGCCCGGAACCTGTTCCAAATGTATCCATAGTATCTTCACATTCTACAGGAAGCCGGTGCAAAAAGAAACTGCACAAGGAGGAGTTTCCCTGTGCAGCTGTGATTTTAGATCCCGTCAGTATTCCCGTCCATTGGCTTCCGCCTGGTTCGGAATGGTTGGGTCCGTTCCAAAGGTCCTCTCCATGGTCCGTGTGAACTCGGGAATATAAGGGCTAAGGGAGCGTCCGTGCCAGCTTTCGATCGCCAGCTTGGTGAATTGGTCAATGATATTCGGATTCGCGGAGATGTATACATCCTGGATGGTCGGCTCGAGCGAGCGGATCTTCTCTGCAATCTTCTGTTTGAACAGATGAGAAATGTGCTCATGGTGGGGCTCGGTTTGAGCACCGCTGACTCCGTCGATGAGCTGCGTGGGATCCACATGCAGGCTTTGGAAGTCACCTGCAGGATTTTCGCCGCGGGCTCGCCCGTCTTTGTTCGAATCGAGGGCCATCTTGTCGCCGCCATGGGTGCCGCTTGCCGTACTGTCCATCGTAATAGCTGTGTAGGCTACATTGTCCCCGACGAGCACAATAGCCGAATTCACGCCGTACATGGCCGCCACCTGGTCGGAGAGGTTCTGGTTCATTTCCAGTTTGGTTACTTTATGGGATACAGGGGCATACTGCTGCTGAGTCTGGTAAGCACGGGAGGTATCCTGTCTCGGCAGATCCCGTTTGCTGCCGTAATTGCTGGCGCTGTTGTAGTCGTACCAGGAATAGCATCCTGCCGCGACGGCAAAGGTGAAGAGCAAGGAAATCAGGCCGACAAGTCGTAGAGCGCGTGCCATGGTGGTTCCTCCTTTGAAACGGATAGTCGGGAAGAGAGCTTCGGCTTTTCGTGAACCGGGTGGATACCGGAGCTGCAGTTACGGGAATTCTCACAAATAGAATGGGTCATCCGTGGGGAAAACATGCGGGAGGGGAAGGAGGTCCAAAACATGCATAAAAGCACCGCTTAATGGAAATAACCAAAGAGAGGCAAAACGCTTAAACCCCTGAAAAATATACACTTCCGAACAATTTGTGAACTCTCTGAGATTCATTGACAAAAAAGAGACACGAATTTATAGTTAATATGGTGATCAGGCGTATTGACAAGATATGACCTTTTTTGTACGAAAAATATTTGCTTTCTAAGGTGGGATTGATAAGATGATTCGATGGCAAAATCTGTGGCGTTTCATCCCTCTTTTCGGGTTGATGATGTTGCTGTTAACGGGGTGTGGAGACGAAACGATTTCCGCCTTGAGACCGAGAGGTCCCGTAGCCAGAGACCAGCTCTTCCTGATGAAGCTCAGCTTCGGGATCATGCTGCTGGTTGTCGTGGTCGTATTCGTTATTTACTTGTACGTTCTCGTTCGCTTCAGAAAGAAAAAAGGCGACAAAGACATCATTCCAAAGCAAGTGGAAGGCAGTCATACGCTCGAGATTATTTGGACGGTCGTTCCGATCATCCTGCTTCTCATTCTTGCCGTCCCTACGGTCAAGTACACGTTCCAGCTGCTTGAAGACCACAGAGACAACAAGGATGCACTGCCTGTTAAAGTAACGGCCCACGCGTTCTGGTGGCAGTTCGAGTATCCGACGCTCGGCATCTCGACGGCACAAGATCTTGTCATCCCTACCGGCAAGAAGATTGCATTTGAATTGACGGCTTCTGACGTGAAGCACTCCTTCTGGGTTCCGTCGCTCGGCGGAAAGATGGACACGAACCCGGGATTGACCAACGTGTATTACCTGCAAGCCGATGAAATAGACACGTTCAAAGGTAAGTGTGCTGAGCTTTGCGGCGCTTCCCACTCCCTGATGGACTTCAAAGTGAAATCGCTTGACGCGGCCGCATTCGACCAATGGGTTGCCGATATGAAGACGCCTTCTACGGTGCCAGCGGATGCCAAAGCCGGCGAAACGCTCTTCAAAGACAACTGTCTCTCCTGTCACGCGGTCAATGCCCAAGGTCTTGGCGCCGGTCCGAACCTGAACGGCTTTGCTTCCCGTGAGCTTGTAGCCGGGATCCTGCCGCACAACGAACAGAGCCTGCGCGACTGGATTAAAGACCCGCAGTCGATCAAGCCGGGTGCCAAGATGCCTGCGTTCGGTGAGAACCCGCTCGAGCCTATTCCGGGCAGCAAGCCTCTCCAGGAGCAGCAGATCAATGACATTATCAAATATTTGAATACGCTGACTGTGAAGTAAAGAGCATCAGGGAATAAAGGAGGTTTCAAACGGTGGCTCACGCACACACGGTAAAACGTCACACCGGGCTGATGGATTGGCTTACCACGGTGGACCATAAAAAGATCGGCATTCTGTATCTGCTCGCCGGGGGGATTTTCTTCCTGATGGGCGGTTTGGAAGCGATCTTAATCCGGATTCAGCTCTTGTATCCGGATCAGAAAATCTTCATCGGCGATACCTTCAATGCACTCACTACAATGCACGGTACGACGATGATCTTCTTGGCGGCGATGCCTGTTATCTTCGCCTTCATGAATGCGATCGTGCCTCTGCAGATCGGTGCACGGGACGTAGCGTTCCCTTTTGTGAACGCGCTCGGCTTCTGGCTGTTCTTCTTTGGCGGCCTGCTTCTTAATACCTCCTGGATCATCGGCAGTGTTCCGGCGGCAGGTTGGACGGCTTATCCGCCTCTCTCCAATCTTACGCACGGTGAAGCCGGTACGTTCCAAGGCGGAATGGACTTCTACGTTCTGGGTCTGCAGATTGCGGGTCTCGGAACGCTGATCGGCGGTATCAACTTCCTGGTTACGATCATCAACATGCGTGCGCCAGGGATGACGTACATGAGAATGCCGATGTTTACATGGACGGCATTCATTACTTCCCTGCTGATCCTCTTCGCATTCCCGGCGATTACGGTCGGTCTGGTAGAACTGATGTTTGACCGGATTTTCGGTACCGGATTCTTCGATGTCAGCAAAGGCGGTAACCCGGTCCTGTGGGAGCATATCTTCTGGATCTTCGGTCACCCTGAGGTATACATTCTGATTCTCCCGGCCTTCGGTATCATATCCGATATCGTCTCGACCTTCTCGAGAAAGCGCCTGTTCGGTTACAGCTCGATGGTATTTGCTACAGCGCTGATCGGCTTCCTGGGCTTCATGGTTTGGGCTCACCATATGTTCACAACAGGGATCGGTCCTGTCGGGGATGCGATCTTCGGGGTCGCCACGATGGCGATCGCGGTTCCTACCGGCGTTAAGATCTTTAACTGGCTCTTTACCCTGTGGGGAGGCCAGATTCGCTTCACTACGGCGAACGTGTTCGCAACAGCTTTCATTCCTACCTTCGTTATGGGTGGGGTTACCGGGGTTATGCTCGCGGTTCCTGCGGCAGACTTCCAGTACCACGATACTTATTTCGTAGTAGCTCACTTCCACTATGTTATCGTCGGCGGTCTCGTGCTTGGTTTGTTCGCCGCTTCGTACTACTGGTGGCCTAAGATGTTCGGCCGTCTGCTGAACGAAACGCTGGGTAAGATTCATTTCTGGACGTTCTTCATCGGCTTCCACATGACCTTCTTCCCGCAGCACTTCCTCGGACTGATGGGTATGCCTCGCCGGGTATTTACATACCAGCCGGGTGTCGGTCTTGAGACAGGTAACTATATCTCTACGCTCGGTGCATTCCTGATGGGTATCGGTACGATCGTATTCTTCATCAACATTATTGCAACGGCAAGTAAACCGGCCAACGCACCGGCTGATCCATGGGATGGCCGTACGCTGGAGTGGGCGATTCCATCCCCGCCTCCGGAATATAACTTCAAGCAGACTCCGCTTGTGCGCGGCTTCGACGCTTTCTGGAAAGAGAAGATGGCGGGCAACAAAGAAATGACGCCTGCAGAGCCTGTAGGTTCGATTCACATGCCTTCGCCTTCGATTCTGCCCTTCGTGATGTCCGTCGGTCTGTTCATCTCGGGTTACGGCTTCATGTACCACAACTATCTGCTGAGCATTGGCGGTTTGATCATCACGTTCATCTGTATGTTCCTTCGCTCCGTGTACGACGATGCGGGCTTCCATATCGAACCGGAGGAGCTCAATGATAAGGGGGTTAAGGCATGAGTGCAGCACATCATGAAGTAGGCGGCGCCCTGCCACCTCACGCCGAAACGGCAACACTCGAAGGCAAGAATAAAGTACTCGGCTTCTGGCTGTTCCTTGGCGGCGAGTGCGTACTGTTCGGTACGCTCTTCGCTTCCTTCATCGCTCTTCGCAATCAGGTGCCGGACGGTCCTACCGGACAGCATTTGTTCGCCCTGGATCTGGTCGCTCTCTCGACGTTCATTCTCTTGACGAGCTCCTTGACAAGCGTATTCGGAACCATGGCTCTGCACCGCGGAGACCTGAAGAAGCTTCAGCTGTGGATGGCCATTACTGTACTGCTCGGTCTGTCCTTCCTCGGTCTTGAGATCTATGAGTTCGTTCATTATGTACATGAAGGTCATACCTTCACGAAGAGTGCGTTCTCCTCTTCCTTCTATACGCTGGTCGGCTTCCACGGCGCCCACGTAGCGTTCGGTGTTCTATGGATTGCCCTGCTGATCATCCAGTCCTTCAAAAAGGGCTTGACGGTCGTCACGGCTCCGAAGTTTTATGTAGCCGGTCTGTACTGGCACTTTATCGACGTTGTCTGGGTATTTATCTTCACGGTTGTATACCTGATGGGGAAGGTG containing:
- a CDS encoding YhcN/YlaJ family sporulation lipoprotein, which encodes MARALRLVGLISLLFTFAVAAGCYSWYDYNSASNYGSKRDLPRQDTSRAYQTQQQYAPVSHKVTKLEMNQNLSDQVAAMYGVNSAIVLVGDNVAYTAITMDSTASGTHGGDKMALDSNKDGRARGENPAGDFQSLHVDPTQLIDGVSGAQTEPHHEHISHLFKQKIAEKIRSLEPTIQDVYISANPNIIDQFTKLAIESWHGRSLSPYIPEFTRTMERTFGTDPTIPNQAEANGREY
- a CDS encoding guanylate kinase encodes the protein MYELKDKEIIFVFTGPNGAGRRTVAQMSGSTLGVKQVISYTTRPPRSSEVDGQDYHFVSREEFKAAEEKQEFIEVIEIDGNCYGIKEADVAAQLQKFGAVYLVLNRFGAEALKKVYGDKVVRIFIYADRETVLKREQERGDTPELIERYMSHYEEEMAYKDSCEHVFENLDLAHTVFDLTKALDDTYLHRNLLDLD
- a CDS encoding cytochrome (ubi)quinol oxidase subunit III, with translation MSAAHHEVGGALPPHAETATLEGKNKVLGFWLFLGGECVLFGTLFASFIALRNQVPDGPTGQHLFALDLVALSTFILLTSSLTSVFGTMALHRGDLKKLQLWMAITVLLGLSFLGLEIYEFVHYVHEGHTFTKSAFSSSFYTLVGFHGAHVAFGVLWIALLIIQSFKKGLTVVTAPKFYVAGLYWHFIDVVWVFIFTVVYLMGKVGP
- the ctaD gene encoding cytochrome c oxidase subunit I, whose amino-acid sequence is MDWLTTVDHKKIGILYLLAGGIFFLMGGLEAILIRIQLLYPDQKIFIGDTFNALTTMHGTTMIFLAAMPVIFAFMNAIVPLQIGARDVAFPFVNALGFWLFFFGGLLLNTSWIIGSVPAAGWTAYPPLSNLTHGEAGTFQGGMDFYVLGLQIAGLGTLIGGINFLVTIINMRAPGMTYMRMPMFTWTAFITSLLILFAFPAITVGLVELMFDRIFGTGFFDVSKGGNPVLWEHIFWIFGHPEVYILILPAFGIISDIVSTFSRKRLFGYSSMVFATALIGFLGFMVWAHHMFTTGIGPVGDAIFGVATMAIAVPTGVKIFNWLFTLWGGQIRFTTANVFATAFIPTFVMGGVTGVMLAVPAADFQYHDTYFVVAHFHYVIVGGLVLGLFAASYYWWPKMFGRLLNETLGKIHFWTFFIGFHMTFFPQHFLGLMGMPRRVFTYQPGVGLETGNYISTLGAFLMGIGTIVFFINIIATASKPANAPADPWDGRTLEWAIPSPPPEYNFKQTPLVRGFDAFWKEKMAGNKEMTPAEPVGSIHMPSPSILPFVMSVGLFISGYGFMYHNYLLSIGGLIITFICMFLRSVYDDAGFHIEPEELNDKGVKA
- a CDS encoding DEAD/DEAH box helicase; this translates as MKKNEFQALGISQELAEALHKHGYNEPTPIQREAIPSVLGGHDVIAQAQTGTGKTLAFVLPILESIDPNRSHVQALIVTPTRELAIQITEEVARWAPLKGIRVLSAYGGQDVERQIRKLEGAIHIIVATPGRLLDHLRRETVQLFKLSTLVLDEADQMLHMGFLPEVVEIISATPTRRQTLLFSATMPERVRQLAKEYMKPPVEIEVKAKRVTLDEIEQIVVQTTDRGKLDALCKAMEEDPPFLGMIFCRTKLRATKLRDELDERGYAVDELHGDLTQAKREQVMKRFRDAKIQFLVATDIAARGLDVEGITHVYNYDIPHDAESYIHRIGRTGRAGMTGKAITFTAPRDAFYLEAIEKGIKMQLVKRPGRGGAEARTDERSERGGRQGGRRGEARTAGGRGARGAAGRGAAAPGGRGRAAAPAPRGGESAERWGAAASGGRDSAARGAGRGTAGGRGGAGARGEGALPWSGTQGGTRDSAAPRGGRGAAAAGTRGGGGGGAPGRGDGAERWSSGPRPGGERGARTAGARSGGAGARGGSAGARGRSGGGGAPERGGAGRGPKPAGRGGAAGGRRRGR
- the coxB gene encoding cytochrome c oxidase subunit II; this translates as MIRWQNLWRFIPLFGLMMLLLTGCGDETISALRPRGPVARDQLFLMKLSFGIMLLVVVVVFVIYLYVLVRFRKKKGDKDIIPKQVEGSHTLEIIWTVVPIILLLILAVPTVKYTFQLLEDHRDNKDALPVKVTAHAFWWQFEYPTLGISTAQDLVIPTGKKIAFELTASDVKHSFWVPSLGGKMDTNPGLTNVYYLQADEIDTFKGKCAELCGASHSLMDFKVKSLDAAAFDQWVADMKTPSTVPADAKAGETLFKDNCLSCHAVNAQGLGAGPNLNGFASRELVAGILPHNEQSLRDWIKDPQSIKPGAKMPAFGENPLEPIPGSKPLQEQQINDIIKYLNTLTVK